In Puniceicoccaceae bacterium, one DNA window encodes the following:
- a CDS encoding DNA starvation/stationary phase protection protein, with amino-acid sequence MAKKKTSETKAKSKASTSNTPVVDSLRQVVAATYAVIGQTHICHWNVRGPSFFALHMAFEEQYTELFTAVDDIAERIRALGALAPGGLGNLAKMAGIDEIKEDATAEEMVKHLVAANLKLVDALKAARDAAGDAGDVQTEDLMIARIQVHDKTIWMLNSYLA; translated from the coding sequence ATGGCTAAAAAGAAAACTTCTGAGACCAAAGCCAAATCGAAGGCTTCAACTTCAAACACACCGGTAGTGGATTCACTTCGGCAGGTGGTTGCCGCGACCTATGCGGTGATCGGTCAAACCCACATTTGTCACTGGAATGTCAGAGGACCCTCGTTCTTTGCATTGCACATGGCGTTTGAGGAGCAGTACACCGAACTTTTCACCGCTGTAGATGATATTGCCGAACGCATCCGTGCGCTTGGCGCGCTCGCTCCCGGTGGCCTGGGAAATCTCGCCAAAATGGCCGGAATTGACGAAATCAAGGAGGATGCGACTGCTGAAGAGATGGTGAAACACCTTGTTGCAGCCAATCTGAAGCTGGTCGATGCGCTCAAGGCCGCGCGGGATGCTGCCGGAGATGCTGGCGATGTTCAGACGGAAGACCTCATGATCGCTCGCATTCAGGTACACGATAAGACCATCTGGATGCTCAATAGCTACCTCGCCTGA
- a CDS encoding SWIM zinc finger family protein, translated as MDIDDLISRLTWGDLEHAFGATILKRGQDYFEQGFVRELYRMGEHEIIATVRGTRDYITAVAISDEDEDVFSSECSCPYEDDCKHVVAALLQYAAQISKGVEVPFIEEAKLENWLSKLENATDEWLDETPESNFTVSPKLRSAIDAMSKQELSSALIDLANRFEAVETWLQHAVRLQRKNRGQLIRSIRGGVKGFRNFGF; from the coding sequence ATGGATATCGATGATCTGATTTCAAGACTGACCTGGGGAGATCTCGAGCACGCTTTCGGCGCAACCATTCTGAAACGCGGACAAGACTATTTTGAGCAAGGTTTCGTGAGAGAGTTGTATCGCATGGGCGAGCACGAGATCATCGCGACCGTCAGGGGCACCCGCGACTACATCACAGCTGTTGCCATCAGTGACGAAGATGAGGACGTCTTTTCCTCCGAGTGCAGCTGTCCTTATGAGGATGATTGCAAACATGTAGTGGCGGCACTGCTGCAGTATGCAGCACAGATAAGTAAAGGAGTGGAAGTGCCATTCATCGAGGAAGCCAAACTGGAGAACTGGCTCAGTAAACTCGAAAACGCGACCGATGAGTGGCTGGATGAAACTCCGGAATCGAATTTCACGGTCAGCCCCAAACTTCGGTCTGCGATTGATGCGATGTCGAAGCAGGAGTTGAGTTCGGCCCTGATCGATTTGGCAAATCGATTTGAGGCCGTGGAAACCTGGCTGCAACACGCCGTAAGGCTGCAACGCAAGAACCGTGGCCAGCTCATTCGTAGTATCCGGGGGGGGGTTAAGGGATTTCGAAACTTCGGATTTTGA
- a CDS encoding sialate O-acetylesterase, producing MSAELRVAKIFGDGMVLQQQQSVNIWGWADSDEKITVTGSWDGNAIQVSADASGGWKAVLHTPDANLHAGPFTITIEGSNRIELKDVWIGEVWIVAGQSNMAMPLSGWKNQPVHQSEAAISRANLPQLRLRAVGHRASGELSEDVADFWMESLNQWAACTPESVKKFSAVGFFFGEQLLAQLNVPIGLIQVTLEGTYCESWTPAFELEQLQAYRGKGPWMPKDATDKHHPSVLWNGMVYPIAGYSMRGVVWYQGESNVDRPAEFSKLFPRMIEGWRRSWGQENFPFGFVQIAPWSGYSAGALPEFWEAQGSALFLKNTGMVPTLDLVGSEELDALHPSLKHPIGERLAAWALAEVYGIGNSDWLAPIFASMTGSGGEVNLNFKSTAGGLRLIERVSGTGFEVAGPDGHFHSAEAHVSEDQVILRSSEVSEIRQARYAWSNSAQPTLFGTAEVPAFPFRTQPASHVISNMGTAANSSIMVRAGRIFTASQDRAEELLASGIEVTAETCQIPGFWAALAARMKQQEINLVCLKWHTQTGGSMQHSAQFLSELLTRFQALELPVAVSFHDLQSVHDAQVLKTFILRWIQSPYVDVFQKFQEQVLLQFEWGGTHGTIETWQDAWTEVLQLIRKSRGGLRCPLLVTLPQLTPIPDLTELLDNIKFASTPESNVILTLASEDFLPSLGAFRAAECPVLVMINSNELDPEITQQHCRNHGVGWIELLR from the coding sequence GTGTCCGCCGAACTGCGTGTCGCAAAAATTTTTGGAGATGGCATGGTGCTGCAGCAGCAACAATCCGTCAATATCTGGGGTTGGGCAGACAGCGATGAAAAGATCACGGTAACCGGAAGTTGGGACGGCAACGCGATACAAGTCAGTGCAGATGCCAGCGGAGGCTGGAAGGCGGTTCTACATACCCCGGACGCCAACCTTCATGCGGGACCCTTTACCATCACCATTGAAGGCAGCAATCGCATCGAGCTGAAGGATGTTTGGATCGGTGAAGTCTGGATTGTCGCCGGACAGTCGAATATGGCGATGCCTCTGTCGGGGTGGAAGAACCAACCCGTGCACCAGAGCGAAGCCGCCATCTCTCGCGCCAACCTGCCGCAGCTGCGGTTGCGGGCTGTGGGACATCGGGCCAGTGGAGAGTTGAGTGAAGATGTCGCTGATTTTTGGATGGAATCCCTCAACCAATGGGCAGCGTGCACTCCCGAAAGCGTGAAAAAATTCAGTGCCGTAGGATTCTTCTTCGGGGAGCAATTGCTGGCCCAGCTGAATGTACCCATAGGCCTGATTCAGGTAACCCTGGAAGGCACCTATTGTGAATCGTGGACCCCTGCCTTTGAATTGGAGCAGCTCCAGGCTTACCGCGGAAAAGGTCCGTGGATGCCCAAAGATGCAACTGACAAACACCACCCTTCCGTGCTCTGGAACGGTATGGTCTATCCCATCGCAGGATACTCGATGCGCGGAGTGGTGTGGTACCAGGGTGAAAGTAATGTGGATCGTCCCGCCGAGTTTTCAAAACTCTTCCCCCGCATGATCGAAGGTTGGCGACGCTCCTGGGGACAGGAAAACTTTCCCTTTGGTTTTGTTCAAATCGCTCCATGGTCCGGTTATTCTGCGGGTGCACTACCGGAATTTTGGGAGGCCCAAGGATCAGCCCTGTTTCTGAAGAACACAGGCATGGTGCCAACCCTGGATCTGGTCGGGTCCGAGGAGCTTGACGCACTTCATCCCTCACTCAAACACCCCATTGGCGAGCGTTTGGCAGCCTGGGCACTGGCTGAGGTTTATGGAATCGGAAACTCCGATTGGCTCGCACCCATCTTTGCCTCGATGACGGGTTCAGGCGGGGAGGTGAATTTGAACTTTAAGAGTACTGCTGGAGGTCTGCGACTGATAGAGCGTGTAAGCGGAACTGGCTTTGAAGTCGCAGGACCGGACGGACACTTTCATTCCGCCGAAGCTCATGTGAGCGAAGACCAGGTCATCCTACGCTCCAGCGAAGTCTCAGAGATTCGGCAGGCCCGATATGCATGGTCCAACTCAGCGCAGCCTACTCTGTTTGGAACAGCCGAAGTCCCGGCCTTCCCTTTTCGCACCCAGCCCGCATCACATGTGATCTCCAACATGGGAACTGCCGCAAATTCCAGCATTATGGTGCGCGCCGGACGTATCTTTACAGCTTCTCAAGATCGTGCCGAAGAGCTATTGGCCAGTGGCATTGAAGTCACTGCCGAGACTTGTCAGATTCCCGGATTCTGGGCAGCCCTTGCAGCTCGGATGAAACAACAGGAAATCAATCTGGTGTGCCTGAAATGGCACACTCAAACGGGTGGAAGCATGCAACATTCCGCCCAATTCCTGAGCGAGTTGCTCACGCGTTTTCAGGCATTGGAACTGCCCGTCGCAGTTTCCTTTCACGACCTGCAGTCAGTCCACGATGCTCAGGTCTTGAAGACCTTTATCCTGCGATGGATCCAGTCTCCTTACGTTGATGTTTTCCAGAAATTCCAAGAACAGGTTTTGTTGCAGTTCGAATGGGGAGGAACGCACGGGACAATCGAAACCTGGCAAGATGCCTGGACGGAAGTGCTGCAGCTGATTCGAAAATCCCGGGGAGGATTGCGTTGTCCGCTATTGGTAACATTACCACAGCTAACCCCGATACCAGACCTCACTGAATTGCTGGATAACATCAAATTTGCGTCTACCCCTGAATCCAACGTGATTCTGACTCTGGCTTCCGAAGATTTCCTGCCCTCCCTCGGGGCATTCCGAGCGGCAGAGTGTCCCGTTCTGGTGATGATCAACTCAAATGAGTTGGACCCTGAAATAACACAACAGCACTGTCGAAACCATGGAGTGGGATGGATTGAGCTGCTCCGATGA
- a CDS encoding FkbM family methyltransferase, whose amino-acid sequence MPQPNITTPEQALLQLRAGNSTPEAKLKAASFLILQNHFAHYREVIEVLRPLESHFSENVEWLYCVGYALVTKHEPAASIPYLLRSIRYIQNNAALYTALTWAYLQVDDFGNAFLTSSAGLHNCAEKGTLPSLQYLSRVRFEGHRVVAFPKQGIDFKYALFTSNTQEIEAALHHLTQQFTEQDELEMLREHLGQVNSIAEVGCLVGNHSVYFLHTFRPQRMKIMDASRVSLEHARENLELNLTDSSPLEVDYVHTAIGRESGTLRFFDEQVPVNSLSNLLTEPFDFLKIDVDGMEMEALEGAESYLLEHQPRVMIEVLHDYKSTFEAFLQRVRYHIVSRIERPHYSNYLIAPESRKS is encoded by the coding sequence ATGCCTCAACCGAACATCACTACCCCCGAACAGGCCCTGCTGCAGTTGCGCGCGGGGAACTCGACTCCAGAAGCGAAGCTCAAGGCCGCTAGTTTTCTGATCCTGCAAAATCACTTTGCCCACTATCGCGAAGTCATCGAAGTGCTGCGACCTCTGGAGTCGCACTTCTCCGAAAATGTAGAGTGGCTTTATTGCGTGGGCTATGCGCTCGTGACAAAACACGAACCCGCTGCATCGATTCCATATCTGCTGAGATCCATCCGTTACATCCAAAACAATGCCGCCCTGTATACAGCACTCACCTGGGCCTACTTGCAGGTGGATGATTTTGGCAATGCTTTCCTGACCAGTTCGGCGGGCCTGCACAACTGTGCGGAAAAAGGGACTCTTCCGAGCTTGCAATACCTCTCCCGCGTGCGATTTGAAGGGCATCGCGTAGTGGCCTTTCCAAAGCAGGGGATTGACTTCAAATACGCCCTGTTCACAAGCAACACCCAGGAAATTGAGGCTGCACTGCATCACCTCACCCAGCAGTTCACCGAGCAGGATGAACTCGAGATGCTGAGGGAGCACCTGGGGCAGGTAAATTCTATTGCGGAGGTGGGCTGTCTGGTAGGCAACCATTCCGTCTATTTTCTCCATACCTTCCGGCCCCAACGCATGAAGATCATGGATGCCAGCCGTGTGAGTCTCGAGCATGCGAGGGAAAATCTTGAGCTGAATCTGACGGACTCTTCACCACTCGAGGTGGACTACGTTCACACGGCCATTGGCAGGGAATCCGGCACCCTCCGTTTTTTCGACGAGCAGGTCCCGGTCAATTCCCTGAGTAACTTGCTCACCGAACCCTTTGATTTTCTCAAGATTGATGTCGACGGCATGGAAATGGAAGCGCTGGAAGGAGCGGAATCCTATCTGCTCGAACACCAACCTCGAGTGATGATCGAGGTGCTTCACGACTACAAATCCACATTTGAAGCGTTTCTGCAGCGCGTGCGATACCACATCGTCAGCCGTATTGAGCGACCCCATTACAGCAACTACCTCATCGCTCCCGAATCTCGTAAGAGCTGA
- a CDS encoding ATP-binding protein: protein MAKPMLHDLLDEWIQEYASVIGIPLKWERIDSVQQSDLGVKESHAMGFSSANNIQGKRFLSGQDWDSFEIDGDRIVSYVWSFGGRDPLALRVIPMEQVSDPTRLKQQLRFLRKWVQLRHDLGKDKSFTPSSHDRSQAWVDQQRVECALESERLRLRNVLRATGAGTWEWHIPSNGMDCDERWAKLLGYSLEEIFPCTVETRRKLIHPADVRRSDRKLREHLSGEQEFYNCELRLRHKAGHWVWVQERGQVIDRDSQGNPIVMAGIQIDISGRKRDEAELRKLNRKLGKHIKRVREEKRKAEEAAASKSEFLAVMSHEIRTPLNAIIGMNQLLCTTELNAEQEELVGGISTSGDVLLDIINEILDFSRFSSGKLELEQVSFDLHELMREVRNLFQSQTAEKGIAFEVKWPEGQCCALLGDPHRIKQVLINLVGNAVKFTREGSVVLQLEWEVLDTQCDLYLTVTDTGIGIAPEVQKCLFDPFSQADASTTRQFGGTGLGLAICKKLVDAMEGSIEVESELGRGTTFRVAITLPTSVQQIPALVSQVEVEPHNVDPDTVSILVAEDNAFNQTVIERMLKRLGYACDLVPNGALAFEACAQQRYDLVLMDVNMPVMDGFAAAKQIRNNLAAELQPVIIAVTALALHGDREKCMECGMDDYLVKPIHLSELEKKLLSWLA, encoded by the coding sequence ATGGCAAAACCAATGCTGCATGATCTGCTTGATGAATGGATTCAAGAATATGCTTCGGTGATTGGCATCCCGCTGAAATGGGAGCGAATCGATTCTGTTCAGCAATCGGATTTGGGAGTAAAGGAATCCCACGCAATGGGATTTTCTTCGGCGAACAACATTCAGGGAAAGCGTTTCCTCAGTGGACAGGATTGGGATTCTTTCGAAATCGACGGAGACAGGATTGTTTCGTATGTATGGTCGTTTGGCGGGCGTGATCCGCTTGCACTGCGAGTGATTCCAATGGAGCAGGTTTCGGACCCCACCCGGTTGAAGCAGCAACTCCGCTTTCTCCGGAAATGGGTACAGCTCCGTCATGATCTGGGGAAGGACAAGTCCTTCACTCCAAGTAGCCATGACCGTTCGCAGGCGTGGGTGGATCAGCAGCGGGTGGAATGTGCTCTTGAGTCCGAGCGCCTGCGTCTTCGCAATGTTCTGCGAGCAACGGGTGCAGGAACCTGGGAATGGCATATCCCCAGCAATGGGATGGATTGTGATGAGCGATGGGCAAAGCTGCTGGGATATTCGCTGGAGGAAATTTTCCCCTGCACTGTGGAAACACGGCGAAAGTTGATTCATCCTGCAGACGTTCGGCGTTCAGACCGCAAACTGCGGGAGCATTTGAGCGGGGAGCAGGAGTTCTACAATTGTGAACTCCGGCTTCGTCACAAAGCGGGCCATTGGGTGTGGGTTCAGGAGCGGGGACAGGTAATTGATCGCGACTCGCAAGGAAACCCCATTGTCATGGCGGGGATTCAGATTGATATTTCCGGACGCAAGCGGGATGAGGCCGAGCTTCGCAAACTCAATCGCAAATTGGGGAAACACATCAAACGAGTGCGCGAGGAAAAGCGAAAGGCTGAGGAGGCTGCTGCATCCAAGAGCGAATTTCTCGCGGTCATGAGTCACGAGATTCGCACACCGCTCAACGCGATTATCGGGATGAATCAGCTGCTCTGCACGACCGAACTGAATGCGGAACAGGAGGAGCTTGTTGGCGGCATTTCAACCAGCGGAGACGTCCTGCTCGATATCATCAATGAAATTCTTGATTTCTCTCGATTCAGTTCCGGAAAACTGGAACTGGAGCAGGTCAGTTTTGACTTGCATGAACTCATGCGAGAGGTGCGAAACCTGTTTCAGAGTCAGACTGCAGAGAAGGGCATTGCGTTTGAAGTAAAGTGGCCTGAAGGGCAATGTTGTGCACTGTTGGGAGATCCACACCGTATCAAGCAGGTTCTCATCAACCTGGTTGGAAATGCTGTGAAATTCACTCGGGAAGGCAGCGTGGTTCTACAGCTGGAATGGGAAGTCCTCGACACGCAGTGTGATTTGTATCTGACTGTCACCGACACCGGAATTGGCATCGCCCCCGAGGTGCAGAAGTGCCTCTTTGATCCCTTCTCACAGGCGGATGCTTCGACGACACGGCAGTTCGGAGGAACCGGACTGGGTCTGGCCATCTGCAAAAAACTTGTCGATGCGATGGAAGGAAGCATTGAGGTGGAGAGTGAACTGGGTCGGGGAACAACTTTTCGCGTTGCGATCACGCTTCCGACGAGCGTGCAGCAGATTCCGGCACTTGTTTCGCAGGTGGAAGTGGAGCCGCACAACGTGGACCCAGATACGGTTTCGATACTCGTGGCTGAGGATAATGCCTTTAACCAGACGGTGATCGAACGCATGCTCAAACGCTTGGGTTATGCCTGCGACCTTGTGCCCAACGGTGCGTTAGCGTTCGAGGCATGCGCACAGCAGCGCTACGACCTTGTGCTGATGGATGTCAACATGCCGGTGATGGATGGGTTTGCGGCGGCGAAACAGATTCGCAACAACCTGGCGGCTGAGCTGCAACCGGTGATCATCGCGGTTACGGCGCTTGCTCTGCATGGTGACAGGGAAAAATGCATGGAATGCGGCATGGATGACTATCTTGTCAAACCCATCCATTTGTCCGAGCTTGAGAAGAAGTTGCTCTCCTGGCTGGCCTGA
- a CDS encoding DUF2339 domain-containing protein, translated as MEGLIILILLLVLVAPLVLSVIALVKVGQLQSKVARLQRQLKASGQDADVPVQSAAESVPHLCKPPVEHKAVRSAEVPKPKPKLAKVSPVQSPKTGSPQTPLEWLMGARAAAFFGIAILVVGVSLLIAYAIQNAWMGPTMRCVLGVFSGTLLVGIGYASECRSANYRLLSRALTGGGGALFFVSVYAAYGLYHLIPALLAGGALLFCALVIGALAWLYRSQAVAVLGVVGAFLIPVVIRNTVQEGWFLLAYVALLNLPVIGLGLWRRWQWLYNLAFAGTAFYLFEWMEFSRGQPIVVGLLFSVFYFLEYAALGLLKLQKEQERAGRIWDQIRLMLASVLLLAAVFTLLDDSAFSIWTGLCFVGCAAMHVGLAWFGFRVFPNFTHEILSLLAGAILFAALALPVQLDGAWVSAGWALEGVLLAWIASRTRSAALRALGVLLGIIGILKGLAYDGSLYELTPEPFLNARFIIGILAAGLMGVQGWLAHRSEWKSSGSGYIGVAVLSGLAIAISDAFWTMGMDSIMAWGVVSWVMLIAGALLRKLGSGGNRLDWLGAVILAIVPLFVWFFGWGFAHEIRGAGAFMHAWIWIELGTVALALACWFLSNPHRAVGKTTADARASSMPVSAGMGMVLLSMASGIALISAELQHSSERWGSMAMTLFWALSSVVLILTGLARQQIAVRYLGLALVVLCAGKVVMVDSTQLEGLARIGAYIGSGVLLLVLSFVYQRASNHFSASRKS; from the coding sequence ATGGAAGGCCTCATCATACTGATTCTGTTGCTCGTGCTGGTGGCACCGCTGGTTCTCTCTGTTATCGCGCTCGTCAAAGTCGGCCAATTGCAGTCCAAGGTGGCCCGGCTGCAGCGACAACTCAAAGCGAGTGGACAGGACGCGGATGTGCCTGTGCAATCGGCTGCTGAAAGCGTACCGCACCTATGCAAACCGCCCGTTGAGCACAAAGCGGTTCGAAGTGCTGAGGTGCCAAAGCCGAAACCAAAACTGGCAAAGGTGAGTCCGGTGCAGTCACCCAAAACCGGCTCCCCGCAAACCCCGCTTGAATGGTTAATGGGAGCGCGTGCGGCCGCATTTTTTGGGATCGCAATTCTTGTCGTGGGGGTGAGTTTGCTGATCGCCTACGCGATCCAGAATGCATGGATGGGACCTACGATGCGCTGTGTGCTGGGTGTCTTTAGTGGAACGTTGCTGGTCGGGATCGGATATGCGAGCGAATGTCGCTCTGCCAACTATCGATTGCTGTCGCGTGCCTTGACCGGTGGTGGAGGAGCGCTCTTTTTTGTGTCAGTCTATGCAGCCTATGGCCTGTATCACCTCATTCCCGCATTGTTGGCAGGAGGAGCATTGTTGTTCTGTGCGCTGGTGATTGGGGCACTCGCCTGGCTGTATCGCTCCCAGGCGGTGGCAGTGCTTGGCGTTGTCGGAGCGTTTCTCATTCCAGTCGTCATTCGGAATACGGTGCAAGAGGGTTGGTTTCTCCTGGCGTATGTGGCCTTGTTGAACCTTCCAGTCATCGGATTGGGGTTGTGGCGACGCTGGCAGTGGCTCTACAATCTGGCTTTTGCGGGCACAGCGTTTTATTTGTTCGAGTGGATGGAATTCTCCCGCGGCCAGCCCATCGTTGTCGGGCTGTTGTTTTCAGTTTTCTATTTTCTGGAATACGCGGCCCTGGGACTGCTGAAACTCCAAAAAGAACAGGAGCGAGCAGGCCGCATTTGGGATCAGATCCGTCTGATGCTGGCCTCAGTGCTTCTGCTTGCGGCGGTATTTACCTTGCTCGATGACAGTGCCTTTTCAATCTGGACCGGACTTTGTTTTGTGGGGTGTGCGGCAATGCACGTGGGGCTTGCCTGGTTTGGGTTCCGCGTGTTTCCAAACTTCACCCACGAGATTTTGTCACTGCTGGCAGGTGCTATCCTGTTTGCTGCTCTGGCATTGCCGGTACAGTTGGATGGAGCATGGGTTTCGGCGGGATGGGCACTGGAAGGGGTGCTGTTGGCGTGGATTGCCAGTCGAACCCGGTCTGCAGCCCTGCGGGCCCTCGGGGTACTGCTTGGGATCATTGGAATCCTGAAGGGACTTGCGTATGACGGGAGCCTCTACGAGCTGACGCCAGAACCCTTTCTGAATGCTCGATTTATCATTGGAATCCTGGCGGCAGGCCTCATGGGAGTGCAGGGCTGGCTGGCGCATCGATCTGAATGGAAGTCGTCAGGCTCGGGATACATCGGTGTGGCTGTGCTTTCGGGGTTAGCCATTGCTATTTCGGATGCGTTCTGGACGATGGGTATGGACTCGATCATGGCCTGGGGTGTGGTTTCATGGGTAATGCTGATTGCGGGAGCGTTGTTGCGCAAACTGGGTTCGGGAGGGAACAGACTGGATTGGCTTGGAGCGGTGATTCTGGCAATCGTGCCCCTCTTCGTGTGGTTTTTTGGCTGGGGCTTTGCACACGAGATTCGCGGCGCGGGCGCATTCATGCACGCGTGGATCTGGATCGAACTCGGAACCGTTGCACTGGCGCTTGCCTGCTGGTTCCTGAGCAATCCTCACCGCGCTGTCGGAAAGACAACTGCTGACGCACGTGCATCCTCAATGCCGGTTTCAGCGGGCATGGGCATGGTATTGCTGTCGATGGCTTCCGGAATTGCGTTGATCTCGGCAGAACTGCAGCACTCCAGTGAGCGCTGGGGTAGCATGGCCATGACGCTGTTCTGGGCACTTAGCTCGGTGGTTTTGATTTTAACGGGATTGGCTCGTCAGCAGATTGCAGTGCGATATCTCGGACTTGCTCTGGTTGTGCTGTGTGCGGGCAAGGTGGTCATGGTGGATTCAACTCAGCTGGAGGGGTTGGCGCGCATCGGTGCCTACATTGGCAGTGGAGTTTTGTTGTTGGTGCTTTCATTCGTCTATCAGCGGGCCAGTAATCATTTCAGCGCATCGCGAAAGTCATGA
- a CDS encoding DUF3999 family protein — MRTVANVPWRIVVFLYLLLAYCSSAHASGIEAADFQVTMELEFDLEPGTVAKLPVDADLVRYSQRFPDDLRIFDADGNAWPFFLHMEEVSSEAWVEASWQNPVWVSGENAGDVFECDVIVPSGDAGPLLHNGMEILTTGENYFRRVELGLSEREGANFAWGYLVADDSSKTHSRIEYASSNFRHIRMRIHSSASNSRERFQLIAVRLRRVRDEPQRTDWQNLPYTRIDPDVSEQGEGHQVWMMDLGQSALPVERIRFEVEDPGFERNVRWYGRDATGQRWQWLGSDTLYRKPGARKLQMESLQRPNAYRFLKITEHHQDDAPLEVTKIDLGTRQRWLVFEVGSDLPAQLCVGHTSLRGANFDLKKRVTPDQIGNAPVVQVSAHVEQREPSIWKRYDHLFVIGVTALAVGVVLWVIVGMMRRVDGVETNRDEDG; from the coding sequence ATGCGAACAGTAGCCAACGTTCCCTGGAGAATCGTGGTTTTCCTGTATCTGTTGCTGGCGTACTGCAGCAGTGCGCATGCATCAGGAATTGAAGCAGCAGATTTTCAGGTGACGATGGAACTGGAGTTCGATCTGGAGCCAGGCACGGTCGCGAAGCTTCCGGTGGATGCGGATCTGGTTCGCTACAGCCAACGCTTTCCTGACGATCTGCGCATCTTTGATGCGGATGGCAATGCCTGGCCATTCTTTCTCCACATGGAGGAGGTCTCCAGTGAAGCATGGGTCGAGGCTTCCTGGCAGAATCCAGTATGGGTGAGTGGGGAGAATGCAGGTGATGTTTTTGAATGTGACGTGATCGTTCCCTCCGGGGATGCGGGACCGTTGCTGCACAATGGCATGGAGATCCTTACAACTGGAGAGAACTATTTTCGCAGGGTCGAACTGGGATTATCGGAACGCGAAGGTGCGAACTTTGCCTGGGGCTATTTGGTTGCGGATGATTCATCCAAAACCCATTCCCGCATCGAGTACGCATCGAGCAATTTTCGCCACATTCGCATGAGGATTCATTCGAGTGCAAGCAACTCGCGTGAGCGGTTTCAACTCATCGCAGTGAGATTGCGAAGGGTGCGGGATGAGCCGCAACGAACGGATTGGCAAAATCTTCCCTATACTCGCATTGATCCTGACGTGAGCGAACAGGGGGAAGGTCATCAGGTGTGGATGATGGACCTTGGGCAGTCCGCATTGCCCGTTGAACGCATTCGCTTCGAAGTGGAGGATCCGGGCTTTGAGAGAAATGTGCGCTGGTACGGCCGTGATGCGACTGGTCAGCGCTGGCAATGGTTGGGGTCGGACACGCTCTACCGCAAACCCGGTGCCCGCAAGCTGCAGATGGAATCGCTGCAGCGTCCGAACGCATACCGCTTTCTCAAGATAACCGAGCATCATCAGGATGATGCTCCGCTCGAGGTGACGAAGATCGATCTGGGGACACGCCAGCGCTGGTTGGTTTTTGAAGTGGGAAGCGATCTTCCGGCGCAGCTTTGTGTTGGACACACCTCCTTGCGTGGAGCAAATTTTGATCTCAAGAAGCGGGTGACCCCGGATCAAATTGGCAATGCCCCGGTGGTGCAGGTTTCCGCCCATGTCGAGCAGCGGGAACCGTCCATCTGGAAGCGATACGATCACCTGTTTGTCATTGGGGTCACCGCTTTGGCAGTCGGTGTTGTTTTGTGGGTAATCGTCGGAATGATGCGGCGAGTCGATGGTGTGGAAACGAATCGTGATGAGGATGGGTAA